The window CCCGCCACCATCTCCGGCGGGATGGCGAGTGTCTCCAGCTTCAGCCCCGGATCCTGCCGGAAATGCGTCGACGCCCAGCCCTGCGTCGCGCCGATGTTCTGATCGACCGGCTCGTCGTACACCCCGAACACCCCGGTGCCCGGGTGCGCCCGGAAGAGCGTGCCGAGCGCGCGGCTCTTCACCCCGCTCTTCGCGAGCAGGACCGGCGTCTGCGTCGCGCTCGCCGCCACGAACACGGCCTTGCGCGCCCGAACGGTGAAGCGCGCGCCGGACCTGCGCGTCTCCGGGTCCTGAAAGCGCCCCGTCACGCCGAGCACGCGGCGCCCTTCGAAGAGCAGGCCCGACACCGGCGCGGTCGAGAGCACGTAGCCGCCGCGCTCCAGCACCTCGGGGATGTAATTGACGTTCGTGCTCTGCTTGCGCCCCTTGCGGCAGCCCTGGAGGCACTGGCCCGAGCCCTCGCAGTCCTTCGCGTACCGCACCATGTAATGCGACGACCAGCCGAGCTTCTCCGCCGCGTCCATCGCCAGCGTGTTCAGGAGGCCCCGCGCGTCGGGCGGCACCACCGTCGCCGAGAGCTCGTCCTCGATGCGGTCCTGGTGCTGCCAGACGCGCTTCTCCAGGGCGCGGCCGTCGATGCCGTACTCGCGCTCCCAGCGCGTGAAGACGTCGCCCGGCGTGCGGACCACGATGGCGCTGTTGATGACCGTGCTGCCGCCGACGCAGGAGGCCTGGACGATCGGCCAGAGGGCGCGGCTCTGCGTGACGAGCGAGCCCCAATCGGGGAAGAGGTCGCGGATCGTGCCGTAGGTCGTCCACGGATAATCTTCCGGCGCGCGCCAGGGCCCGGCCTCGACGACCGCGACCTTGTACCCGGCCCGCGCGAGCACGACGGCCGCCGCGGCGCCGCCCGCGCCGCTGCCGACGACCACGAAGTCGACCTCGCAGTCGAGCCCCGGATCCGCGAACGAGGTGAACGTCGCGTGCCGGCCCCGGGCGACGTCCGAGAGCTTCGGGCGAGAGCTTGTCTGCGCGCTGTTCATGCGTGGAGTCCTTTGCCGCGATCCTTGTCGCGCCCGCGCTCGCGCTCCTTCTTGCCGAGCGCCACGAGCTTGTCCGTCGGCGCGCCGGGAAGCGGCCCTTGCTGCGGCACGAACGCCTCGAGCCTGCGCGTGCCCGGGTCTTCGGGGTAAGGCGCGAGCTCGAGGGAGGCGCGGACCTCGGGGGATTGCCCCCAGAAGATGCCGCCGACGAGCTTGATGAGGAACGTCACCTGTCGGACGAGGTAGGCCGGGTGGGTGGCCATCTCGTGCGCGTGCCGGTCGAGCTCCTCCTCGGAGAGCCAGGACGCGAGCAGCGGCCTTCGGAGCGTGAGCAGCGGCGCGATCTGGAAGGCGACCGACGCGGCGACGATGCCGGTCCAGAAGAGCAGGGTGGACTCGCGGCGCAGGCGCTGGATCTTCTCGTCCACGCCGAGCTCGGCGAGGCCGGGCAGATCGTCCACGCGGGGGTAATACGCCGTGAGCGCGAAGCGGACGAGCTCGTTCACGGCAGCGAACCCTAGGAGGTGCAGGGGGGCAGGGGCAAGGGAAAGTGTGTCCGGGGCACGCGTGATGAAAGTTCAGGCCTTCCGAACTCTCTGACTTCCCCGGGCCCTTCCGTATCGGTAGAGTCTCGCCGCCTGCCGGGCACCCGGCGAACCGAAACCACGAGAGGACACGCGACCATGGCCTTCACGCTCCCCGAACTCCCGTACAAGAAGGACGCCCTCGCGCCGCACATCAGCGCCGAGACGCTCGAGTATCACCACGGCAAGCACCACAACGCCTACGTCACGAACCTCAACAAGCTCGTCGACGGCAAGCCCGAGGCGTCGCTGTCGCTGGAGGAGATCATCCTCCGCTCGGACGGCGGCGTGTTCAACAACGCCGCGCAGGTCTGGAACCACACGTTCTACTGGCATTGCATGAAGCCGGGCGGCGGCGGGGAGCCCACGGGCGACCTGGCCGACGCGATCAAGCGCGACTTCGGCTCGTTCGAGAAGTTCAAGGAGGAGTTCTCGACCGCCGCGGCGACGCAGTTCGGC of the Polyangium spumosum genome contains:
- a CDS encoding GMC family oxidoreductase N-terminal domain-containing protein, whose translation is MNSAQTSSRPKLSDVARGRHATFTSFADPGLDCEVDFVVVGSGAGGAAAAVVLARAGYKVAVVEAGPWRAPEDYPWTTYGTIRDLFPDWGSLVTQSRALWPIVQASCVGGSTVINSAIVVRTPGDVFTRWEREYGIDGRALEKRVWQHQDRIEDELSATVVPPDARGLLNTLAMDAAEKLGWSSHYMVRYAKDCEGSGQCLQGCRKGRKQSTNVNYIPEVLERGGYVLSTAPVSGLLFEGRRVLGVTGRFQDPETRRSGARFTVRARKAVFVAASATQTPVLLAKSGVKSRALGTLFRAHPGTGVFGVYDEPVDQNIGATQGWASTHFRQDPGLKLETLAIPPEMVAGRLPGGGKELIRRFREYRHVAMWVAAVRAESVGTVKPSLFGGGPVVKYQLDEADMRKLRKGLSMVTRMHFEAGAREVIPGIFGLPYKIGPDQIHLIEEGPTDPRCYVAILSHLFGGCPMSADPRQGVVDEHGKVHGYEGLYVADASAIPTTIGVNPQHTIMALASVWAENLVS
- a CDS encoding superoxide dismutase, with translation MAFTLPELPYKKDALAPHISAETLEYHHGKHHNAYVTNLNKLVDGKPEASLSLEEIILRSDGGVFNNAAQVWNHTFYWHCMKPGGGGEPTGDLADAIKRDFGSFEKFKEEFSTAAATQFGSGWAWLVVKDGKLAVTKTGNADLPMKHGQKALLTIDVWEHAYYIDYRNLRPKYIETFMTSLVNWDFVAKNLRG